The following proteins are encoded in a genomic region of Gouania willdenowi chromosome 6, fGouWil2.1, whole genome shotgun sequence:
- the myrfl gene encoding myelin regulatory factor-like protein isoform X2, with translation MLVPLVLLTVLSSGSPLLQSRCEVDRRQQRVDCSDRGLVHVPGNLSVFTSYLLWIVMDAGRLHLQVHGEKEALQQFFIGQDVMDSSVAVDTSILEHYLSADVDPDIMLPDSPPDSCSEACSPPQIPDLHPDWSDWSHVSSCPDLLTFDQLRLLGLTNTPVKPVTPPSSAYHTAAPCLQLYAPPTPPSPPVVTPPSACLIGSAPSLNPSCADSSRKRRRSVCDDPVCESFISNQLLNWKLYQVSQWIHTYDTQLHTLAPPAFHVETDKGFSFSAADDAFVCQKKNHFQVTVHIGVSAPPHCLRSGGGSGGLQHIKHFLIKVFGVKLDSPGQMVTIEQSQPDRTKKPFQPVRVDLPGGKVTKVTLGRLHFSETTANNMRKKGRPNPDQRYFQMVVGLYADVSDESFLLTALVSEPIIVRASNPGQFETDSDPVWQRGAVQEAVVCQGLVGINTDAPDEALVVCGNAKVMGTIMQPSDRRAKTNIQEVDSEQQLRRITQMRLVEFDYKPEFASTAGIDHTHQTGIIAQEVKELLPTAVKEVGDVTCSDGQQIHNFLMVDKEQIFMENVGAVQQLSKLTDNLETRIKELEVWNRRLAKLKSLTGSLRSNRRPQKHSDTLTTAPCKSEDGAPTRSNNHCMQYKVFQASVFALLATMAFSVISITALYLLNLTDEGVIDFPDHTSLLPQPTTAWTSTVPATSPPGPWPPDVDFCDLLYCDQVYCCPSPAEGNDSANSSPQTKLTYEDENHKLKSSEDWTNTSVHTIMIKENQQVIDSKYCLRDQCGPDRFIFRVPISQFVSLNMRVTLFMNSTELLVLHLCDVDESAACSALLDVSSSVTGSRYPSNTQGDHSWPLHVARLHQASYHFRSAVAGQADCSTDRNYAGALFTDYHFHFYRRCSAS, from the exons ATGCTGGTTCCTCTGGTTCTACTGACCGTCCTGTCCTCTGGCTCCCCACTACTACAGTCCCGGTGTGAGGTGGACCGGCGGCAGCAGCGGGTGGACTGCTCGGACCGAGGACTCGTGCACGTCCCGGGAAACCTGAGCGTGTTCACATCCTACCT gctgtGGATCGTCATGGACGCAGGTCGGCTCCATCTTCAGGTTCATGGAGAGAAAGAAGCTCTGCAGCAGTTCTTCATCG GTCAGGATGTGATGGACAGCTCCGTTGCTGTGGATACCAGCATCCTGGAGCATTACCTGAGCGCTGATGTGGACCCTGACAT cATGCTCCCTGATTCTCCTCCTGACTCCTGCTCTGAGGCCTGTTCTCCTCCTCAGATTCCAG ATCTCCATCCTGATTGGTCAGATTGGTCACATGTCTCGTCCTGTCCTGACCTGCTGACCTTCGATCAGCTCCGCCTCCTCGGCCTCACCAACACTCCTGTTAAACCTGTGACTCCGCCCTCCTCGGCCTATCACACCGCAGCACCCTGTCTACAACTCTATGCTCCTCCCACTCCTCCTTCTCCACCAGTGGTCACGCCCCCCTCAGCATGTCTgattggctccgccccctcactGAATCCCAG ttgtgcagacagcagcaggaagagGAGGCGTTCAGTGTGTGATGACCCAGTGTGTGAATCCTTTATTTCCAACCAGTTGTTGAACTGGAAGTTGTACCAAGTTTCCCAGTGGATCCACACGTacgacacacagctacacacgcT CGCTCCTCCAGCCTTCCACGTAGAAACAGACAAAGGCTTCTCCTTCTCTGCTGCTGACGATGCGTTCGTGTGTCAGAAGAAGAACCACTTCCAGGTCACGGTCCACATCGGGGTGTCGGCCCCGCCCCACTGCTTGAGGAGCGGGGGGGGCAGTGGGGGGCTGCAGCACATCAAACACTTCCTCATCAAAGTGTTTGGGGTCAAG CTGGATTCTCCTGGACAGATGGTGACGATCGAACAGTCTCAGCCTGACAGGACCAAGAAACCATTCCAGCCTGTCAG AGTTGATCTTCCTGGAGGTAAAGTAACTAAAGTAACTCTCGGTCGTCTTCACTTCAGCGAGACAACGGCCAATAACATGAGGAAGAAAGGACGACCCAACCCTGaccagag gtatTTTCAGATGGTAGTGGGTCTTTATGCTGACGTCAGTGATGAGTCGTTTCTTCTCACAGCTTTAGTGTCTGAGCCGATCATCGTCAGG GCCTCTAACCCGGGGCAGTTTGAGACGGACAGTGACCCGGTGTGGCAGAGGGGAGCGGTGCAGGAGGCCGTGGTGTGCCAGGGTCTGGTCGGCATCAACACAGACGCTCCAGACGAGGCTCTGGTCGTCTGTGGGAACGCCAAGGTGATGGGAACCATCATGCAGCCATCGGACCGCCGCGCCAAGACCAACATCCAGGAG gtGGACTCTGAGCAGCAGTTGAGGAGAATCACTCAGATGAGACTCGTTGAGTTCGACTACAAACCAGAATTTGCCTCCACAGCGGGCATCGATCACACACACCAGACGG gaaTAATCGCTCAGGAGGTCAAAGAACTGCTGCCGACCGCCGTCAAAGAAGTGGGAGACGTCACATGTTCAGATGGACAACAGATACACAACTTCCTCATGGTGGACAAA GAGCAGATCTTCATGGAGAACGTGGGCGCGGTGCAACAGCTTTCTAAGCTCACAGACAACCTGGAGACTCGAATCAAAGAGCTGGAGGTGTGGAACCGACGACTCGCCAAACTCAAGAGTCTGACAGGAAGTCTGCGCTCCAACAG GAGGCCTCAGAAACACAGCGACACGTTGACCACGGCGCCCTGTAAGAGCGAAGACGGCGCCCCTACAAGGAGCAACAACCACTGCATGCAGTACAAAGTGTTCCAGGCCAGCGTCTTCGCTCTGCTCGCCACCATGGCGTTCAG TGTGATCTCCATCACTGCTCTATACCTGCTCAACCTGACGGATGAAGGCGTCATTGACTTCCCTGACCACAC TAGCCTGCTTCCTCAGCCGACGACAGCCTGGACCAGCACAG TTCCAGCCACTTCTCCTCCTGGTCCTTGGCCTCCAGACGTAGACTTCTGTGACCTGCTGTACTGTGATCAGGTGTACTGCTGTCCGTCACCAGCAGAGGGCAACGACAGCGCCAACAGCTCCCCACAGACCAAGCTAACAT ACGAAGACGAAAATCACAAACTGAAAAGTTCCGAAGATT gGACGAACACGAGCGTTCACACGATCATGATCAAAGAAAACCAGCAGGTGATTGACAGCAAATACTGCCTCAGAGACCAGTGTgg GCCAGATCGGTTCATCTTCAGAGTTCCCATCAGCCAGTTTGTTTCTCTCAACATGAGAGTCACACTGTTTATGAA TTCCACTGAGCTCCTGGTTCTTCATCTCTGTGATGTAGATGAATCAGCTGCTTGTTCAGCTCTGCTGGACGTCAGCAGCAGCGTGACAGGAAGTAGATACCCATCaaacacacag ggtgaTCACTCCTGGCCGCTCCACGTCGCTCGTCTCCATCAAGCCTCGTATCACTTCCGCTCGGCTGTGGCt gGTCAGGCTGACTGTAGTACCGACCGTAACTACGCGGGGGCGCTGTTCACTGATTACCACTTTCACTTCTACAGACGATGCTCCGCCTcctga
- the myrfl gene encoding myelin regulatory factor-like protein isoform X1: MLVPLVLLTVLSSGSPLLQSRCEVDRRQQRVDCSDRGLVHVPGNLSVFTSYLLWIVMDAGRLHLQVHGEKEALQQFFIGQDVMDSSVAVDTSILEHYLSADVDPDIMLPDSPPDSCSEACSPPQIPDLHPDWSDWSHVSSCPDLLTFDQLRLLGLTNTPVKPVTPPSSAYHTAAPCLQLYAPPTPPSPPVVTPPSACLIGSAPSLNPSCADSSRKRRRSVCDDPVCESFISNQLLNWKLYQVSQWIHTYDTQLHTLAPPAFHVETDKGFSFSAADDAFVCQKKNHFQVTVHIGVSAPPHCLRSGGGSGGLQHIKHFLIKVFGVKLDSPGQMVTIEQSQPDRTKKPFQPVRVDLPGGKVTKVTLGRLHFSETTANNMRKKGRPNPDQRYFQMVVGLYADVSDESFLLTALVSEPIIVRASNPGQFETDSDPVWQRGAVQEAVVCQGLVGINTDAPDEALVVCGNAKVMGTIMQPSDRRAKTNIQEVDSEQQLRRITQMRLVEFDYKPEFASTAGIDHTHQTGIIAQEVKELLPTAVKEVGDVTCSDGQQIHNFLMVDKEQIFMENVGAVQQLSKLTDNLETRIKELEVWNRRLAKLKSLTGSLRSNRRPQKHSDTLTTAPCKSEDGAPTRSNNHCMQYKVFQASVFALLATMAFSVISITALYLLNLTDEGVIDFPDHTNSSLLPQPTTAWTSTVPATSPPGPWPPDVDFCDLLYCDQVYCCPSPAEGNDSANSSPQTKLTYEDENHKLKSSEDWTNTSVHTIMIKENQQVIDSKYCLRDQCGPDRFIFRVPISQFVSLNMRVTLFMNSTELLVLHLCDVDESAACSALLDVSSSVTGSRYPSNTQGDHSWPLHVARLHQASYHFRSAVAGQADCSTDRNYAGALFTDYHFHFYRRCSAS; this comes from the exons ATGCTGGTTCCTCTGGTTCTACTGACCGTCCTGTCCTCTGGCTCCCCACTACTACAGTCCCGGTGTGAGGTGGACCGGCGGCAGCAGCGGGTGGACTGCTCGGACCGAGGACTCGTGCACGTCCCGGGAAACCTGAGCGTGTTCACATCCTACCT gctgtGGATCGTCATGGACGCAGGTCGGCTCCATCTTCAGGTTCATGGAGAGAAAGAAGCTCTGCAGCAGTTCTTCATCG GTCAGGATGTGATGGACAGCTCCGTTGCTGTGGATACCAGCATCCTGGAGCATTACCTGAGCGCTGATGTGGACCCTGACAT cATGCTCCCTGATTCTCCTCCTGACTCCTGCTCTGAGGCCTGTTCTCCTCCTCAGATTCCAG ATCTCCATCCTGATTGGTCAGATTGGTCACATGTCTCGTCCTGTCCTGACCTGCTGACCTTCGATCAGCTCCGCCTCCTCGGCCTCACCAACACTCCTGTTAAACCTGTGACTCCGCCCTCCTCGGCCTATCACACCGCAGCACCCTGTCTACAACTCTATGCTCCTCCCACTCCTCCTTCTCCACCAGTGGTCACGCCCCCCTCAGCATGTCTgattggctccgccccctcactGAATCCCAG ttgtgcagacagcagcaggaagagGAGGCGTTCAGTGTGTGATGACCCAGTGTGTGAATCCTTTATTTCCAACCAGTTGTTGAACTGGAAGTTGTACCAAGTTTCCCAGTGGATCCACACGTacgacacacagctacacacgcT CGCTCCTCCAGCCTTCCACGTAGAAACAGACAAAGGCTTCTCCTTCTCTGCTGCTGACGATGCGTTCGTGTGTCAGAAGAAGAACCACTTCCAGGTCACGGTCCACATCGGGGTGTCGGCCCCGCCCCACTGCTTGAGGAGCGGGGGGGGCAGTGGGGGGCTGCAGCACATCAAACACTTCCTCATCAAAGTGTTTGGGGTCAAG CTGGATTCTCCTGGACAGATGGTGACGATCGAACAGTCTCAGCCTGACAGGACCAAGAAACCATTCCAGCCTGTCAG AGTTGATCTTCCTGGAGGTAAAGTAACTAAAGTAACTCTCGGTCGTCTTCACTTCAGCGAGACAACGGCCAATAACATGAGGAAGAAAGGACGACCCAACCCTGaccagag gtatTTTCAGATGGTAGTGGGTCTTTATGCTGACGTCAGTGATGAGTCGTTTCTTCTCACAGCTTTAGTGTCTGAGCCGATCATCGTCAGG GCCTCTAACCCGGGGCAGTTTGAGACGGACAGTGACCCGGTGTGGCAGAGGGGAGCGGTGCAGGAGGCCGTGGTGTGCCAGGGTCTGGTCGGCATCAACACAGACGCTCCAGACGAGGCTCTGGTCGTCTGTGGGAACGCCAAGGTGATGGGAACCATCATGCAGCCATCGGACCGCCGCGCCAAGACCAACATCCAGGAG gtGGACTCTGAGCAGCAGTTGAGGAGAATCACTCAGATGAGACTCGTTGAGTTCGACTACAAACCAGAATTTGCCTCCACAGCGGGCATCGATCACACACACCAGACGG gaaTAATCGCTCAGGAGGTCAAAGAACTGCTGCCGACCGCCGTCAAAGAAGTGGGAGACGTCACATGTTCAGATGGACAACAGATACACAACTTCCTCATGGTGGACAAA GAGCAGATCTTCATGGAGAACGTGGGCGCGGTGCAACAGCTTTCTAAGCTCACAGACAACCTGGAGACTCGAATCAAAGAGCTGGAGGTGTGGAACCGACGACTCGCCAAACTCAAGAGTCTGACAGGAAGTCTGCGCTCCAACAG GAGGCCTCAGAAACACAGCGACACGTTGACCACGGCGCCCTGTAAGAGCGAAGACGGCGCCCCTACAAGGAGCAACAACCACTGCATGCAGTACAAAGTGTTCCAGGCCAGCGTCTTCGCTCTGCTCGCCACCATGGCGTTCAG TGTGATCTCCATCACTGCTCTATACCTGCTCAACCTGACGGATGAAGGCGTCATTGACTTCCCTGACCACAC TAACAGTAGCCTGCTTCCTCAGCCGACGACAGCCTGGACCAGCACAG TTCCAGCCACTTCTCCTCCTGGTCCTTGGCCTCCAGACGTAGACTTCTGTGACCTGCTGTACTGTGATCAGGTGTACTGCTGTCCGTCACCAGCAGAGGGCAACGACAGCGCCAACAGCTCCCCACAGACCAAGCTAACAT ACGAAGACGAAAATCACAAACTGAAAAGTTCCGAAGATT gGACGAACACGAGCGTTCACACGATCATGATCAAAGAAAACCAGCAGGTGATTGACAGCAAATACTGCCTCAGAGACCAGTGTgg GCCAGATCGGTTCATCTTCAGAGTTCCCATCAGCCAGTTTGTTTCTCTCAACATGAGAGTCACACTGTTTATGAA TTCCACTGAGCTCCTGGTTCTTCATCTCTGTGATGTAGATGAATCAGCTGCTTGTTCAGCTCTGCTGGACGTCAGCAGCAGCGTGACAGGAAGTAGATACCCATCaaacacacag ggtgaTCACTCCTGGCCGCTCCACGTCGCTCGTCTCCATCAAGCCTCGTATCACTTCCGCTCGGCTGTGGCt gGTCAGGCTGACTGTAGTACCGACCGTAACTACGCGGGGGCGCTGTTCACTGATTACCACTTTCACTTCTACAGACGATGCTCCGCCTcctga
- the myrfl gene encoding myelin regulatory factor-like protein isoform X3, with protein sequence MLVPLVLLTVLSSGSPLLQSRCEVDRRQQRVDCSDRGLVHVPGNLSVFTSYLLWIVMDAGRLHLQVHGEKEALQQFFIGQDVMDSSVAVDTSILEHYLSADVDPDIMLPDSPPDSCSEACSPPQIPDLHPDWSDWSHVSSCPDLLTFDQLRLLGLTNTPVKPVTPPSSAYHTAAPCLQLYAPPTPPSPPVVTPPSACLIGSAPSLNPSCADSSRKRRRSVCDDPVCESFISNQLLNWKLYQVSQWIHTYDTQLHTLAPPAFHVETDKGFSFSAADDAFVCQKKNHFQVTVHIGVSAPPHCLRSGGGSGGLQHIKHFLIKVFGVKLDSPGQMVTIEQSQPDRTKKPFQPVRVDLPGGKVTKVTLGRLHFSETTANNMRKKGRPNPDQRYFQMVVGLYADVSDESFLLTALVSEPIIVRASNPGQFETDSDPVWQRGAVQEAVVCQGLVGINTDAPDEALVVCGNAKVMGTIMQPSDRRAKTNIQEVDSEQQLRRITQMRLVEFDYKPEFASTAGIDHTHQTGIIAQEVKELLPTAVKEVGDVTCSDGQQIHNFLMVDKEQIFMENVGAVQQLSKLTDNLETRIKELEVWNRRLAKLKSLTGSLRSNRRPQKHSDTLTTAPCKSEDGAPTRSNNHCMQYKVFQASVFALLATMAFSVISITALYLLNLTDEGVIDFPDHTNSSLLPQPTTAWTSTVPATSPPGPWPPDVDFCDLLYCDQVYCCPSPAEGNDSANSSPQTKLTYEDENHKLKSSEDWTNTSVHTIMIKENQQVIDSKYCLRDQCGPDRFIFRVPISQFVSLNMRVTLFMNSTELLVLHLCDVDESAACSALLDVSSSVTGSRYPSNTQDQDESSVSLTDQGGVRQRPEDWFHFFSPAHECCSSTN encoded by the exons ATGCTGGTTCCTCTGGTTCTACTGACCGTCCTGTCCTCTGGCTCCCCACTACTACAGTCCCGGTGTGAGGTGGACCGGCGGCAGCAGCGGGTGGACTGCTCGGACCGAGGACTCGTGCACGTCCCGGGAAACCTGAGCGTGTTCACATCCTACCT gctgtGGATCGTCATGGACGCAGGTCGGCTCCATCTTCAGGTTCATGGAGAGAAAGAAGCTCTGCAGCAGTTCTTCATCG GTCAGGATGTGATGGACAGCTCCGTTGCTGTGGATACCAGCATCCTGGAGCATTACCTGAGCGCTGATGTGGACCCTGACAT cATGCTCCCTGATTCTCCTCCTGACTCCTGCTCTGAGGCCTGTTCTCCTCCTCAGATTCCAG ATCTCCATCCTGATTGGTCAGATTGGTCACATGTCTCGTCCTGTCCTGACCTGCTGACCTTCGATCAGCTCCGCCTCCTCGGCCTCACCAACACTCCTGTTAAACCTGTGACTCCGCCCTCCTCGGCCTATCACACCGCAGCACCCTGTCTACAACTCTATGCTCCTCCCACTCCTCCTTCTCCACCAGTGGTCACGCCCCCCTCAGCATGTCTgattggctccgccccctcactGAATCCCAG ttgtgcagacagcagcaggaagagGAGGCGTTCAGTGTGTGATGACCCAGTGTGTGAATCCTTTATTTCCAACCAGTTGTTGAACTGGAAGTTGTACCAAGTTTCCCAGTGGATCCACACGTacgacacacagctacacacgcT CGCTCCTCCAGCCTTCCACGTAGAAACAGACAAAGGCTTCTCCTTCTCTGCTGCTGACGATGCGTTCGTGTGTCAGAAGAAGAACCACTTCCAGGTCACGGTCCACATCGGGGTGTCGGCCCCGCCCCACTGCTTGAGGAGCGGGGGGGGCAGTGGGGGGCTGCAGCACATCAAACACTTCCTCATCAAAGTGTTTGGGGTCAAG CTGGATTCTCCTGGACAGATGGTGACGATCGAACAGTCTCAGCCTGACAGGACCAAGAAACCATTCCAGCCTGTCAG AGTTGATCTTCCTGGAGGTAAAGTAACTAAAGTAACTCTCGGTCGTCTTCACTTCAGCGAGACAACGGCCAATAACATGAGGAAGAAAGGACGACCCAACCCTGaccagag gtatTTTCAGATGGTAGTGGGTCTTTATGCTGACGTCAGTGATGAGTCGTTTCTTCTCACAGCTTTAGTGTCTGAGCCGATCATCGTCAGG GCCTCTAACCCGGGGCAGTTTGAGACGGACAGTGACCCGGTGTGGCAGAGGGGAGCGGTGCAGGAGGCCGTGGTGTGCCAGGGTCTGGTCGGCATCAACACAGACGCTCCAGACGAGGCTCTGGTCGTCTGTGGGAACGCCAAGGTGATGGGAACCATCATGCAGCCATCGGACCGCCGCGCCAAGACCAACATCCAGGAG gtGGACTCTGAGCAGCAGTTGAGGAGAATCACTCAGATGAGACTCGTTGAGTTCGACTACAAACCAGAATTTGCCTCCACAGCGGGCATCGATCACACACACCAGACGG gaaTAATCGCTCAGGAGGTCAAAGAACTGCTGCCGACCGCCGTCAAAGAAGTGGGAGACGTCACATGTTCAGATGGACAACAGATACACAACTTCCTCATGGTGGACAAA GAGCAGATCTTCATGGAGAACGTGGGCGCGGTGCAACAGCTTTCTAAGCTCACAGACAACCTGGAGACTCGAATCAAAGAGCTGGAGGTGTGGAACCGACGACTCGCCAAACTCAAGAGTCTGACAGGAAGTCTGCGCTCCAACAG GAGGCCTCAGAAACACAGCGACACGTTGACCACGGCGCCCTGTAAGAGCGAAGACGGCGCCCCTACAAGGAGCAACAACCACTGCATGCAGTACAAAGTGTTCCAGGCCAGCGTCTTCGCTCTGCTCGCCACCATGGCGTTCAG TGTGATCTCCATCACTGCTCTATACCTGCTCAACCTGACGGATGAAGGCGTCATTGACTTCCCTGACCACAC TAACAGTAGCCTGCTTCCTCAGCCGACGACAGCCTGGACCAGCACAG TTCCAGCCACTTCTCCTCCTGGTCCTTGGCCTCCAGACGTAGACTTCTGTGACCTGCTGTACTGTGATCAGGTGTACTGCTGTCCGTCACCAGCAGAGGGCAACGACAGCGCCAACAGCTCCCCACAGACCAAGCTAACAT ACGAAGACGAAAATCACAAACTGAAAAGTTCCGAAGATT gGACGAACACGAGCGTTCACACGATCATGATCAAAGAAAACCAGCAGGTGATTGACAGCAAATACTGCCTCAGAGACCAGTGTgg GCCAGATCGGTTCATCTTCAGAGTTCCCATCAGCCAGTTTGTTTCTCTCAACATGAGAGTCACACTGTTTATGAA TTCCACTGAGCTCCTGGTTCTTCATCTCTGTGATGTAGATGAATCAGCTGCTTGTTCAGCTCTGCTGGACGTCAGCAGCAGCGTGACAGGAAGTAGATACCCATCaaacacacag GATCAGGATGAGAGCTCGGTATCTCTCACAGATCAGGGAGGAGTCAGACAGAGACCAGAG GATTGGTTCCACTTCTTTAGCCCCGCCCACGAATGCTGCAGCTCAACCAATTGA
- the myrfl gene encoding myelin regulatory factor-like protein isoform X4 codes for MDAGRLHLQVHGEKEALQQFFIGQDVMDSSVAVDTSILEHYLSADVDPDIMLPDSPPDSCSEACSPPQIPDLHPDWSDWSHVSSCPDLLTFDQLRLLGLTNTPVKPVTPPSSAYHTAAPCLQLYAPPTPPSPPVVTPPSACLIGSAPSLNPSCADSSRKRRRSVCDDPVCESFISNQLLNWKLYQVSQWIHTYDTQLHTLAPPAFHVETDKGFSFSAADDAFVCQKKNHFQVTVHIGVSAPPHCLRSGGGSGGLQHIKHFLIKVFGVKLDSPGQMVTIEQSQPDRTKKPFQPVRVDLPGGKVTKVTLGRLHFSETTANNMRKKGRPNPDQRYFQMVVGLYADVSDESFLLTALVSEPIIVRASNPGQFETDSDPVWQRGAVQEAVVCQGLVGINTDAPDEALVVCGNAKVMGTIMQPSDRRAKTNIQEVDSEQQLRRITQMRLVEFDYKPEFASTAGIDHTHQTGIIAQEVKELLPTAVKEVGDVTCSDGQQIHNFLMVDKEQIFMENVGAVQQLSKLTDNLETRIKELEVWNRRLAKLKSLTGSLRSNRRPQKHSDTLTTAPCKSEDGAPTRSNNHCMQYKVFQASVFALLATMAFSVISITALYLLNLTDEGVIDFPDHTNSSLLPQPTTAWTSTVPATSPPGPWPPDVDFCDLLYCDQVYCCPSPAEGNDSANSSPQTKLTYEDENHKLKSSEDWTNTSVHTIMIKENQQVIDSKYCLRDQCGPDRFIFRVPISQFVSLNMRVTLFMNSTELLVLHLCDVDESAACSALLDVSSSVTGSRYPSNTQGDHSWPLHVARLHQASYHFRSAVAGQADCSTDRNYAGALFTDYHFHFYRRCSAS; via the exons ATGGACGCAGGTCGGCTCCATCTTCAGGTTCATGGAGAGAAAGAAGCTCTGCAGCAGTTCTTCATCG GTCAGGATGTGATGGACAGCTCCGTTGCTGTGGATACCAGCATCCTGGAGCATTACCTGAGCGCTGATGTGGACCCTGACAT cATGCTCCCTGATTCTCCTCCTGACTCCTGCTCTGAGGCCTGTTCTCCTCCTCAGATTCCAG ATCTCCATCCTGATTGGTCAGATTGGTCACATGTCTCGTCCTGTCCTGACCTGCTGACCTTCGATCAGCTCCGCCTCCTCGGCCTCACCAACACTCCTGTTAAACCTGTGACTCCGCCCTCCTCGGCCTATCACACCGCAGCACCCTGTCTACAACTCTATGCTCCTCCCACTCCTCCTTCTCCACCAGTGGTCACGCCCCCCTCAGCATGTCTgattggctccgccccctcactGAATCCCAG ttgtgcagacagcagcaggaagagGAGGCGTTCAGTGTGTGATGACCCAGTGTGTGAATCCTTTATTTCCAACCAGTTGTTGAACTGGAAGTTGTACCAAGTTTCCCAGTGGATCCACACGTacgacacacagctacacacgcT CGCTCCTCCAGCCTTCCACGTAGAAACAGACAAAGGCTTCTCCTTCTCTGCTGCTGACGATGCGTTCGTGTGTCAGAAGAAGAACCACTTCCAGGTCACGGTCCACATCGGGGTGTCGGCCCCGCCCCACTGCTTGAGGAGCGGGGGGGGCAGTGGGGGGCTGCAGCACATCAAACACTTCCTCATCAAAGTGTTTGGGGTCAAG CTGGATTCTCCTGGACAGATGGTGACGATCGAACAGTCTCAGCCTGACAGGACCAAGAAACCATTCCAGCCTGTCAG AGTTGATCTTCCTGGAGGTAAAGTAACTAAAGTAACTCTCGGTCGTCTTCACTTCAGCGAGACAACGGCCAATAACATGAGGAAGAAAGGACGACCCAACCCTGaccagag gtatTTTCAGATGGTAGTGGGTCTTTATGCTGACGTCAGTGATGAGTCGTTTCTTCTCACAGCTTTAGTGTCTGAGCCGATCATCGTCAGG GCCTCTAACCCGGGGCAGTTTGAGACGGACAGTGACCCGGTGTGGCAGAGGGGAGCGGTGCAGGAGGCCGTGGTGTGCCAGGGTCTGGTCGGCATCAACACAGACGCTCCAGACGAGGCTCTGGTCGTCTGTGGGAACGCCAAGGTGATGGGAACCATCATGCAGCCATCGGACCGCCGCGCCAAGACCAACATCCAGGAG gtGGACTCTGAGCAGCAGTTGAGGAGAATCACTCAGATGAGACTCGTTGAGTTCGACTACAAACCAGAATTTGCCTCCACAGCGGGCATCGATCACACACACCAGACGG gaaTAATCGCTCAGGAGGTCAAAGAACTGCTGCCGACCGCCGTCAAAGAAGTGGGAGACGTCACATGTTCAGATGGACAACAGATACACAACTTCCTCATGGTGGACAAA GAGCAGATCTTCATGGAGAACGTGGGCGCGGTGCAACAGCTTTCTAAGCTCACAGACAACCTGGAGACTCGAATCAAAGAGCTGGAGGTGTGGAACCGACGACTCGCCAAACTCAAGAGTCTGACAGGAAGTCTGCGCTCCAACAG GAGGCCTCAGAAACACAGCGACACGTTGACCACGGCGCCCTGTAAGAGCGAAGACGGCGCCCCTACAAGGAGCAACAACCACTGCATGCAGTACAAAGTGTTCCAGGCCAGCGTCTTCGCTCTGCTCGCCACCATGGCGTTCAG TGTGATCTCCATCACTGCTCTATACCTGCTCAACCTGACGGATGAAGGCGTCATTGACTTCCCTGACCACAC TAACAGTAGCCTGCTTCCTCAGCCGACGACAGCCTGGACCAGCACAG TTCCAGCCACTTCTCCTCCTGGTCCTTGGCCTCCAGACGTAGACTTCTGTGACCTGCTGTACTGTGATCAGGTGTACTGCTGTCCGTCACCAGCAGAGGGCAACGACAGCGCCAACAGCTCCCCACAGACCAAGCTAACAT ACGAAGACGAAAATCACAAACTGAAAAGTTCCGAAGATT gGACGAACACGAGCGTTCACACGATCATGATCAAAGAAAACCAGCAGGTGATTGACAGCAAATACTGCCTCAGAGACCAGTGTgg GCCAGATCGGTTCATCTTCAGAGTTCCCATCAGCCAGTTTGTTTCTCTCAACATGAGAGTCACACTGTTTATGAA TTCCACTGAGCTCCTGGTTCTTCATCTCTGTGATGTAGATGAATCAGCTGCTTGTTCAGCTCTGCTGGACGTCAGCAGCAGCGTGACAGGAAGTAGATACCCATCaaacacacag ggtgaTCACTCCTGGCCGCTCCACGTCGCTCGTCTCCATCAAGCCTCGTATCACTTCCGCTCGGCTGTGGCt gGTCAGGCTGACTGTAGTACCGACCGTAACTACGCGGGGGCGCTGTTCACTGATTACCACTTTCACTTCTACAGACGATGCTCCGCCTcctga